A genomic segment from Candidatus Acidiferrales bacterium encodes:
- a CDS encoding Fic family protein — LEYGLARIKELPVCLRLIREIHARLLEGVRGAERRPGEFRQIQNYIGQRGQPIEQAHFIPPPVPEMNQALEDFERFLNAPNELPFLVQLALIHYQFEAIHPFVDGNGRIGRLLILLLMCERGPLPKPLLYLSAYFEQNRDAYADHLLRVSQAGAWSEWIRFFLKGIAEQSRDAVHRSQQLLDLWKEYRRKMQTVRASALGLQLVDELFSTPALTIATAAKILDVTFLSARHNIQKLVNAGILKEATGRKRNRVYIALEILNILAPRRNQ; from the coding sequence TTGGAATACGGTCTCGCACGAATCAAAGAATTGCCAGTCTGCCTTCGTCTAATCCGAGAAATCCATGCGCGACTTTTGGAAGGCGTGCGCGGCGCAGAGCGCAGGCCAGGAGAATTTAGGCAAATTCAGAACTATATCGGCCAGCGTGGACAACCGATCGAACAGGCCCATTTCATACCGCCACCGGTTCCAGAGATGAACCAAGCCTTGGAGGATTTCGAACGATTCCTCAACGCGCCAAACGAGCTACCTTTTTTGGTTCAATTGGCACTCATTCACTACCAGTTTGAGGCGATCCATCCGTTCGTGGATGGTAACGGACGCATCGGCAGACTGCTAATCTTGCTGCTCATGTGCGAGCGCGGCCCCCTTCCCAAACCCCTGCTCTACCTGAGTGCCTACTTTGAGCAGAATCGGGATGCCTATGCGGACCACCTGCTCCGAGTCAGCCAGGCCGGGGCCTGGTCAGAGTGGATCAGGTTCTTCCTGAAAGGGATCGCTGAACAGTCCCGCGATGCGGTTCACCGCTCCCAGCAGTTACTCGACCTTTGGAAGGAATACCGGCGCAAGATGCAGACCGTCCGGGCTTCTGCGCTCGGATTGCAGTTGGTGGATGAATTGTTCTCCACCCCAGCGCTTACCATTGCCACGGCCGCAAAAATACTTGACGTGACGTTCCTTAGCGCCCGGCACAATATCCAAAAGTTGGTGAATGCAGGTATCCTGAAGGAAGCAACGGGCCGCAAGCGCAACCGGGTCTATATCGCTCTGGAAATCCTCAACATCCTCGCACCGAGGCGCAACCAGTGA
- a CDS encoding ABC transporter permease → MDLRSTLRVAFRALARNKMRSALTMLGVIIGIAAFIAMVSVGEGAANMAQQQIQSFGANVIFVAAGSAQVGHMRMGAGQTKTLVIEDMRAVLREVPLIRAAAPGVGANVQVVFENQNWATRIIGSTPVYFEIRGWAVQAGSIFSDEDVEAAQNVCLVGQTVATNLFGEENPVGKVIRIRNLPFRVIGLLAPRGQSPMGDDQDDMMIAPYTTVQKKIAGITWLRFIICSAVSREASSAAVAAIQPLLRQRHNLRPDEEDDFTVRTQADIAQMAEQMGNIFTRLLGSIAFISLLVGGIGIMNIMLVSVTERTREIGVRMAVGATEAAIRWQFLTEAVTLSMMGGAAGILVGVGSSMLISSLLRWPTSISPLAIATTVGFSVGVGIFFGYYPARKASQLDPIEALRYE, encoded by the coding sequence TTGGACCTGCGAAGCACTCTGCGCGTTGCCTTTCGAGCCTTAGCCCGCAACAAGATGCGTTCCGCCCTCACGATGCTGGGCGTGATCATCGGCATTGCCGCATTTATCGCCATGGTCAGCGTGGGCGAAGGCGCCGCCAACATGGCCCAGCAGCAAATTCAAAGTTTTGGCGCCAACGTCATCTTCGTTGCCGCCGGCAGCGCCCAGGTGGGCCACATGCGCATGGGCGCCGGGCAAACCAAGACGCTCGTCATTGAAGACATGCGCGCCGTCCTGCGCGAGGTACCGCTCATCCGCGCCGCCGCGCCGGGCGTGGGGGCAAACGTTCAGGTGGTTTTTGAAAACCAGAACTGGGCCACGCGCATCATCGGTTCAACCCCCGTCTATTTCGAAATCCGCGGCTGGGCCGTACAGGCGGGCAGCATATTCTCGGACGAGGACGTCGAGGCGGCTCAAAACGTTTGCCTGGTGGGGCAGACGGTGGCGACGAATCTCTTCGGTGAAGAAAATCCGGTGGGCAAGGTCATCCGCATTCGCAATCTTCCGTTTCGAGTGATTGGCCTGCTGGCGCCGCGAGGCCAATCGCCCATGGGTGACGATCAGGACGACATGATGATCGCGCCGTACACCACCGTGCAGAAGAAGATTGCCGGCATCACCTGGTTGCGCTTCATTATCTGTTCCGCGGTCTCGCGGGAAGCTTCGAGCGCCGCCGTGGCCGCCATCCAGCCGCTCTTGCGCCAGCGGCACAACCTGCGCCCGGACGAGGAAGACGATTTCACGGTGCGGACGCAGGCAGATATCGCCCAAATGGCCGAGCAAATGGGAAACATTTTCACGCGCCTGCTGGGCAGCATCGCCTTCATTTCCCTCCTGGTCGGCGGCATCGGCATCATGAACATCATGCTGGTGTCCGTCACCGAGCGCACCCGCGAAATCGGCGTGCGCATGGCCGTGGGAGCCACCGAAGCCGCCATCCGCTGGCAGTTCCTGACCGAAGCCGTCACCCTGAGCATGATGGGCGGCGCCGCCGGGATTCTGGTGGGCGTCGGCAGCTCGATGCTCATCTCTTCCCTGCTGCGATGGCCCACTTCCATTTC